The DNA sequence GGTCTGTTCGGGTACCTTTATATTCATAATCTCGACGCCATCAGGATTGAAAATAGTAACACCGCCTGTCGTGAGATAGACATTTCCTTCGGCATCGATTGTCATGCCATCGCCGCCTTTCGAAGTAAAAAGCTTTTTATCATTCAGTATTCCATTATTTTTAATAGTATACATATATGTTTTATTCGCTCCGTTATCGATAACATAAAGCCTTTTTCTCCCATTATCCCCTTCAATACCGTTCGGTCTGATCAGGTCGTCAATTACTCTAGTAAGGTTCTTTCGGTCCCAAGAGAGATAGTATACATGTTCCCCATCCTGCTCCATGGCGCCAATCAGCTTCTGTTCGGGCCTGATTCTGTAGCGTGGGTCGGTAAAGTATATCCCCCCGTCCGGATCGATCCAGAGGTCATTTGTACTGTTCAGCCGCTTGTTGTCATATATATCCGCCAGAATGGTCTTGTTCCCTCTTGAATCGAAAGAAACAAGCGCCCGTCCCCGTTCAAGACATGCGATAAGAACGCCGTTGCCATCGAAACCAAGACCGTTT is a window from the Candidatus Latescibacter sp. genome containing:
- a CDS encoding SMP-30/gluconolactonase/LRE family protein produces the protein MILKLNWYFTVVLWVMLLCCGKELSPINKAASQGNTLLIVPGSKVEKLAGGFMFTEGPACDAEGNIYFSDIPNQRIYRWSVNGTLSLFLENTEWANGLGFDGNGVLIACLERGRALVSFDSRGNKTILADIYDNKRLNSTNDLWIDPDGGIYFTDPRYRIRPEQKLIGAMEQDGEHVYYLSWDRKNLTRVIDDLIRPNGIEGDNGRKRLYVIDNGANKTYMYTIKNNGILNDKKLFTSKGGDGMTIDAEGNVYLTTGGVTIFNPDGVEIMNIKVPEQTSNVCFGGKYRQTLFITAGTSLYAIRMRMKGL